GAAGGGTGATGCGGTCAGGACGTCGTTGCCGGCCCGGTCAGGAGCGCGTCAATACCATACCTGCCGGGCGCGGCGTGCGCGACGAAGCGCGCCGCGAGCAGCGCGCCGTGCGCGAAGGCCGCCCGGTCCTGCGCCACGTGGCGAAGTTCGAGCGACTCGCCCTCGCCGGCCAGAAGGACGGCGTGGTCGCCGACCCAGGTGCCGCCGCGCACCGAATGCACGCCCACCTCACCGGCGGGTCTCGCCCCCACGGCGCCTTCGCGTCCGCAGCGCAGCGCCTCGCGGCCCGCCCCGCGCGCGGCGAGCACGTCGTCGGCCAGCGTCAGCGCCGTCCCCGAGGGGGCGTCCTTCTTGAGGCGATGGTGACGCTCCACGATCTCCACGTCCCACGAGCCCGGCACGGCCGCGAGCGCGGTCGCCAGCACGCGGCGAAGGGCGGCGACGCCGACGCTGAAGTTGCTGGCCCGCAGCACCGCCACCCGTTCGCCCGCGCTGCGCATCGCGGACTCCTGTTCCGGCGAGAGCCCGGTCGAGCCCGAGACGAGCGCCGCACCCCGCTCGGCGCACAGCGCCGCGGTGCTCGCGGCCATGTCCGCCGAACTGAACTCGACGACGACCATGCCGGGCTCGAGCACGGAGCCGAGGTCGGAGGTCCAGACGCCGTCGGAGGCGGTGAACGTCTCGGGGCGGTCCACACGCGCAACCACCAGCAGATCCTCCGCGCCTTCGGCCGCGGCCTCGATCGCGCGCCCCATGCGGCCCGCCGCGCCGACCAGGACGAGACGGATCACGCGCGCGCGGTCGCGCCGGCCAGCGCGACACCCAGGCCTCGCGCGGCTTCGAGGATCGCGCGCTCGCTCGCCGGCTCGACGGGCACGAGCGGCAGGCGAAGCTCATTGGCGATCAGCCCCATCTCCGAGAGCAGGAACTTGGCGGGCCCGGGGTTCGATTCGATGAACGCCGCCTTGAAGATCGGCGCCAGCCGCTCGTGCGCCGCGCGAGCCTCGGCGAAACGTCCGGCCCGCGCGTGATCGGTGAGCGCGCGCATCTCGCGCGGCACGAGCTGCCCCACGACCGAGATGACGCCCTCGCCGCCGACCGCGATGCTCGGCACCGTCAGCGAGTCGTCGCCCGAGAGCAGCGTGAAGCGCGTGCGCGTCTTCACCTGCGACATCTGGTCGAGGCTGCCCGAAGCTTCCTTGACGGCGACGATGTTCGGCACGTCCTGCACCATCGCCAGCACGTCGGCCGTCGTGTTCGTGCCGGTCCGCCCCGGGACGTTGTAGAGGATGACGGGCAGCTTCGTCGCCCGCGCGCAGGCCGTGAAGTGCGCCGCCTGCCCCTTCGGCGTCGGCCGGTTGTAGTACGGCGTCACGACCATCGCGCCGTCCATTCCGACCTCTTCGGCGAGCTTCGTAAGCGTGATCGAGTCGGCCGTCGCGTTCGTTCCGGTTCCGGCGACGATCCAGACACGTCCCCGGGCCCGCTCCTTGACGAACGCCCAGAGCTGGCGCCGCTCCTCGACGGAGCAGGTCGCGGCCTCTCCCGTCGAGCCGCTCACCACCAGGCCCTGCACACCGCCTTCGATCATCCACTCGACCAGGCGCGCGGTCGCTTCCCGATCGATCCCGCCGCCGCGAAACGGCGTCACCATCGCCACCGAAAGACCTTCGAACATCGTCGCTCCCCTCCTGCACGGATCGCGGAGCATCCGCGACGAGGCGCATCCTAGTGCACTTTCGGGGATTCGGCACCGGCGGCGTGCGGGCCGCCCGCGGCCGGACGCGTTCAGCCCCGGGCGTCCGTCCACTCGCCGCGGAAGGCGATCTCGGCCGGCCCGGTGAGCGTGGCCTCGCGGCCACCGGGGCCGGAGTCGAACCGCACGACCAGGTCGTCGCCGCCGGCGGTGCGCACCGTCACCGGGCTGCGCGCGCCGGCGTCCAGCACCGCCCACAGCGCGCTGGCGATCGCGCCGCTGCCGCACGCCAGCGTCTCGCCCTCGACGCCCCTCTCGTAGGTCCGCATCGCGCAGCGTCCGTCGGGCCGCAGCGCGACGAAGTCCACGTTCGCGCCCGCCGGCGCGAAGCGCGCATGGTGCCGCAGCGGCGGCGCCACCTCGGCGAGGGGCACGCCGGAGACGTCGGCGACGGGCACGACCAGGTGGGGCACCCCGGCACCGACCAGTCGTCCCTCCACCGTCCGCCCGCCGGATTCGAGCCGCACACGCTCGCCGTCCGAAACACGTCCGAACT
Above is a genomic segment from Candidatus Eisenbacteria bacterium containing:
- a CDS encoding diaminopimelate epimerase encodes the protein MTLRFVKMHGAANDFVVLDHRAPFLPADARALFARLCDRRRGVGADGVLLLENDPEHDFAMRYHNADGGEAEFCGNGARCIARFALDLGLGRDGAVTFRTAAGVKSARSVPDGRIALEFGRVSDGERVRLESGGRTVEGRLVGAGVPHLVVPVADVSGVPLAEVAPPLRHHARFAPAGANVDFVALRPDGRCAMRTYERGVEGETLACGSGAIASALWAVLDAGARSPVTVRTAGGDDLVVRFDSGPGGREATLTGPAEIAFRGEWTDARG
- the dapB gene encoding 4-hydroxy-tetrahydrodipicolinate reductase, producing MIRLVLVGAAGRMGRAIEAAAEGAEDLLVVARVDRPETFTASDGVWTSDLGSVLEPGMVVVEFSSADMAASTAALCAERGAALVSGSTGLSPEQESAMRSAGERVAVLRASNFSVGVAALRRVLATALAAVPGSWDVEIVERHHRLKKDAPSGTALTLADDVLAARGAGREALRCGREGAVGARPAGEVGVHSVRGGTWVGDHAVLLAGEGESLELRHVAQDRAAFAHGALLAARFVAHAAPGRYGIDALLTGPATTS
- a CDS encoding 4-hydroxy-tetrahydrodipicolinate synthase, which encodes MFEGLSVAMVTPFRGGGIDREATARLVEWMIEGGVQGLVVSGSTGEAATCSVEERRQLWAFVKERARGRVWIVAGTGTNATADSITLTKLAEEVGMDGAMVVTPYYNRPTPKGQAAHFTACARATKLPVILYNVPGRTGTNTTADVLAMVQDVPNIVAVKEASGSLDQMSQVKTRTRFTLLSGDDSLTVPSIAVGGEGVISVVGQLVPREMRALTDHARAGRFAEARAAHERLAPIFKAAFIESNPGPAKFLLSEMGLIANELRLPLVPVEPASERAILEAARGLGVALAGATARA